The Chryseobacterium shigense genome segment CTCTCTTAAAAGCAGTAAAGCATTAACAGCAGCAAAAATAAGAGGGAAAATAATTACCGGCTCATAGCTTAATCTATCGAATATATAAACTAAACCGATAATGCCGGAAAAATTAATGAGCACCAGCATTAAAGTATCCCACGGGGAAAGTATATTTTTCTTGATATAATCCTGGAGGGCAAAAATGTAGAAAATAATATAACTGATAATATAAAAGACAATACTGAGGAGTTCAGGTTGTTTTACCGTCCAGAAGAATAAATAAATGCTGGTGAAAATATAAGAGATCCATCCCACGCTTTTCCAGTTTTTTAGAAATGCAGTGGTAAGCATGCCTGTATTCAGGAGGGTAAGATAGGTAAAAAGGAAAAGATAATTGCTTTGTCCCGTACTGATCATTAAAGGAGCTGAAAATCCTCCAAACAGGGCGAAAATAATCAGCACTTCACTTTTATAATAATAGGCGAGGAGAATAGAAATTATAGTAACCAAAGTTGTAATGAAGAATGCTGTATTCTGACTGAACAAATGGTATTCCCGGAATGCAATGGTTGTAGTGAAGTACAGAACGGCAATTCCGCCTCCCGTGATGATGGATGCAAAAACAGCATAATTCTTTCTGAGAAAATGTCCCGTGAGCATAATTCCTGCGCCAACAGCCAGTCCTATTCCCGCTCTGGCAGTTTCTCCGATCCAGTTTTTATCGATAGCGTATTTTACAAAATAACCAATTCCAAGAACAAGAGTGAAAATACCGATAATGGTAAGGATATTCTGCTTTAAAAAATCAAAAACAGGTTCCAGCCAATCTTTCCGGGGTTCTGAAGGCAGTTCATCCGGAGTGTTTTTCATGGAAGCTGTAATAGTCTGTGCCGGTTGGGATACCGTGCTTTCTTCATTAATTATCGGTTGTCGGGTATCTGTATTCTGTTGAGGTGGGTTGATTTTTAAATTCAAATCAAAAATCTCCTTCTCAAGCTTCCTGATCTTGTTATTAAGATTGTTGAAGATAAAAAAAATGACTGCTATGATTAATATGGTTAGAAAAACTCCATTCATTCTTTAGTTTTTATCAAATATAAACTAAATGTAACAGGATAAAAAATTAATCCACCACATATTCTGTGATGGATTAACCGTGCAGAGTGATTAAATTGCGTTCTTAATTTGATACTTTGTAAATGTAAAAGGATCCAACACTGGTTCCTAATAATCCAGCTTCAAGAGCTGAAGATCCTGTAAGCCCGAATGAAATTTTGTCTCCGGTTTGGAATGAATATAGGGAATTGATGCTACTTTCGGAAATCGTTAAGCTTAAAACAAGTGGAATTGTAAGACCACTGAAAGAACGGCTGTCAATCAGGGTGCCTACTCCTGCTCTGTTTCTGAAAATACCGATTCCCGGAGTATTGGTGAGGATAGCTGCCTGCAAACCAGCTCCGTAACGGAAAGAAAATCCTACGGCATATACCCCGTTAGATGGAATGGTATATGTGTTATCCGTATCGGAAAATAAACTGGCAGATCCTACTGATCTTTCGGCGGCAAGGAAATTTACGGCCCTGAATCCTGTTGGGAAAAGACCTAAACTGATCAAAGTAATTCCGGAAGTTTTCTTCGCGGCATACACAGAAGAATTGGTATTCGCTGCTGCGGAAGCAGCATCAATAACTACCTGGGGATCTACTTTGGCAACCTGGAATGTTCCCTGGTTTACTGCCATAATTTCATATCCCGGCAGTGCCGTTACCATAGGAGTATCACGGATCTTTACAGTTCCGTTTACATCTAATGTTGCAGTTGGGGTAGGTGTATTAATTCCAACCTGGGAAAATACAGGCATTGCAAATAAAGCTAGAAATAAGCTGTAGATGTTCGTTTTCATGAGTAAGTTTTTTAATTAGTTTTCTGAATAAATAAAGCAAAAATCATGCCTTGTTTTACAATTTATTCAATTATTTATTGATTATGGTGTGAATATTTTAAATGTAAATTTATTATTAACTTTATATTATTTGTAAATCATGTTATGTTTGAATATTATTGAAATGATATTGGGGTAAAAGTAATAATTTATTTTAAATATATCCCTGTATTATGAATTAATTATTTTTCCAGAATCTTTTATACTGTCACTTTTCATGACAAATTGAACTGCAATTGTGTCAGTATTTTTCCAGGTGTTGTGATGTTACAGGCTGATAGTGAGCAAAAAAAACACTGCTCTAAACAAGGCAGTGTAGGTTTTCAGTATATGTATATTTCTTAACTTTCGAGGAGGAATTCTTTATAATTTCCTAAAAAATCTACCTCCGCATTAATCGATTTAAGCTCTAAAAGAGCATTCCCGTGAAGTATTTCTTCCCATTTTCCAACCACATTGATAAAGAAGAAGTAGTTTCCAAGGCCGGTTTTCAGTGTCCGGGATTCAATTTTGCTGAGGTTCATTTTTCGCCAGGCAAAAACGGAAAGGACCTGGTGAAGTCCACCCGCATGATCTTCCGGAAGATTGATCAGCATACCGGATTTCTCTCCCAAAATTTCAAGGTTTGTATTGTGGTAAGCAGGTTGTTGTTTGGTAATAACAATAAAACGGGTGTGATTCTGCTCAAAATCCTGAATGTTCCGGTGAATAATTTTCAACCCGTACAAATTGGCGGCAAACTGATTTGCTACAGCAGCTATTTTCAAATCTTTATTTTCTGAAACATATTTTGCTGCGGCTGCGGTAGAAGAAAAATCCTGTCTTGTTACTTCTTTATAGTGGGTATCCAGGAAATGGAAGCTTTGCGCCAAAGCCTGTGGATGCGAAAATATTCTCTCTATATCTTCCGGATTATGATCGGGATGAATCATCAGATGGTGCGCAATAGGCATCACACCTTCTGCTTCAATTTTGATGGCCGGTGTTTTATAGAGGTAATCCAGTGTCATGGAAACTGTTCCCTCAATAGAATTTTCCAAGGGAACAACAGCTTTTTCAGCTTCTCCGCTATTAACAGTATTAAAACAGTCCAGAATATTGGCCTGTGGTAAAAGTTCCTCA includes the following:
- the pheA gene encoding prephenate dehydratase encodes the protein MKIAFLGPHASFTQLAATQLFPDEELLPQANILDCFNTVNSGEAEKAVVPLENSIEGTVSMTLDYLYKTPAIKIEAEGVMPIAHHLMIHPDHNPEDIERIFSHPQALAQSFHFLDTHYKEVTRQDFSSTAAAAKYVSENKDLKIAAVANQFAANLYGLKIIHRNIQDFEQNHTRFIVITKQQPAYHNTNLEILGEKSGMLINLPEDHAGGLHQVLSVFAWRKMNLSKIESRTLKTGLGNYFFFINVVGKWEEILHGNALLELKSINAEVDFLGNYKEFLLES